AAAAGTAATATTAGTTTTAACAACTTAAAGTTGCGTTTGGGAGACAAAGTTCAAATTACCAAAGAACCAATCCTCAACTTTTTAGCTTCAGGAAACTTGAATATTAATGGTACTTTAGACGCACCTTTACCTGAAGGGACGGTAGAACTAGAACGTGGTCAGGTAAATCTCTTTACCACTCAGTTTCGCTTAGCTAGAGGTTACCAACAAACTGCCATATTTACCCCCAGACAAGGGTTAATTCCCACATTAGATGTCCGCTTAATTGCAATCGTTCCCGAAACTACTCGCAGTCGCATTCCCATCGAACCTTTGTCTGCCGAAATCAGTGATATTCCCTCAACTAATTTGGGTGCTGTACGGACGGTACGAATTGAAGCCAAAGTCACTGGACGCGCTGACGATCTAGCCGATACATTGAGTTTAAATAGTAATCCACCCCGCAGTCGCACAGAAATTGTGGCGTTATTAGGTGGCGGATTTGTTGATACTTTGGGACGAGGAGAAACTACTTTAGGTTTAGCTAATTTGGCTGGTTCAGCTTTATTAGGAAATGTCCAAAATGCGATTGGAGATACTTTAGGATTGAGTGAATTTCGTCTGTTCCCGACAGTTATTTCTAACCAAAAACGGGGTAACTTAACTTTAGGTTTAGGCGCAGAAGCAGGGATTGATATTAACCCGAAATTCTCTCTTTCTGTGTTAGCAATTTTGAATGCCGATCAACCACCTCAATATGGGATTCGGTATCGATTAAACGATGAAGTTCTCTTCCGAGGTTCGACTGATTTTTCTGGGGAAACGCGGGCAGTGGTAGAGTATGAAAGTAGGTTTTAGATAAGATCGCGATCGCAGGTCATACCAATTCTCTTTAACAAGACACTTAAATTAAATGCGTGACAGATGAGCGATCGCCAAATAGACTGGATTAAGTTACAAAAAGCCCTAGCTATCGAAGTGGAAACTGGTTTTCGCGATATTGTAGGCAAACAGTATCGGTTTAGTGAGTTTCTATGTTTAAATTTGGGCGATCCATCGACTAGTTTGAGTTTAGAACACAAACGTCAATGTCAGGAGTTAGCTAGTAGATTTGCTCAGTATCCTGGGTTAGAATTGAGCGATCGCCAGCATTTAATTGCTAAAACTCGTCACTTCATTCTTCAAGTCAGACAAACATCCCCAAATCCTGAAGGTTTGAGGGTAGCTGAAACTGCTGTGACAGGTAAGATTCCTGTGACTAAGCCTTTGGTGGCTTTTGATAGTGAAATCACACCAGATAGACCTTTATTATATTTACCCAAGGTAGGGGCACGCAAAGCTGATGTTTTAGCTAAATTAGGGTTACAGACAGTTAGAGATTTACTATTTTACTATCCCAGAGATCATATTGATTATGCCCGTCAAATCAACATTAGCCAACTCCAAGCCGGAGAAACCGTTACCATTTTGGGAACTGTGAGGCGGTGTACTTGTTTTACCAGTCCTAAAAACAAGAAATTGACGATTTTAGAGATTATTATTGAAGATCGTAGTGGCAAGATTCGTCTGAGTCGGTTTTTGGCGGGAGATAGATATAGTCATCGCGGGAGACAAGAAACCATTAAGCGCCAGTACCCCCCTGGTGCAGTTGTAGCCGCTTCGGGGTTAGTAGAAAATAACAAATATGGCTTGACTCTCAAAGATCCGCAAATAGAGGTTTTGGGCGATCGCCAAGATGCGATTGATTCAGTGACGATTGGGCGAATTGTGCCCATTTATCCCTTAACTGAGGGCATTGCTGCTGAAACCATTCGACAAGCGGTAATTGAAGCTTTACCCGCCGCCAAGCGCCTGAGAGATCCATTTCCCAGAGCCTTTAGGGAGGGATACGGGCTAATTCCTTTAAAGGATGCGATCGCTAACATCCATTTTCCCGAAAATCATGAAATTAAACAAGCTGCTCGCAGAAGGCTAGTATTTGATGAATTTTTCTACTTGCAACTGGGTTTTTTACAAAGGCGCAACCAATTACGTCAATCACAAACTGCCGCTAGCCTCGCCCCAACAGGTAAGTTGATCGAAGAATTCTACAATATTTTACCGTTTCAGCTAACTAAAGCGCAGCAACGGGTAATTAATGATGTCCTTAAAGATCTGCAAAAACCGAATCCCATGAATCGGTTGATACAGGGGGATGTGGGTTCGGGAAAAACCGTAGTCGCGGTGATTGCGATTTTAATTGCGATTCAATCTGGCTATCAAGCTGCGTTAATGGCTCCCACAGAGGTTTTAGCAGAACAACACTATCGAAAGCTAATCAGTTGGTTTAATTTATTGCATCTACCTGTAGAACTGCTGACGGGTTCTACTAAAACGGCAAAACGGCGGGAAATTCACTCTCAGTTGCAAACGGGGGAGTTACCTTTATTGGTAGGAACTCACGCACTGATTCAAGAAACGGTTAATTTTGCCAAGTTGGGTTTTGTGGTGATAGACGAACAGCATCGGTTTGGGGTGAAGCAAAGGGCGACTTTACTAGCTAAAGGAGAAGCACCGCACGTACTAACCATGACAGCAACGCCGATTCCCCGCACCTTGGCTTTGACGATGCATGGCGATTTGGATGTTAGTCAGATAGACGAACTCCCCCCAGGAAGACAGGCGATTCAAACCTCTATTTTATCGGGAAAAGAGCGATCGCAAGCTTACGATTTGATGCGGCGGGAAATCGCTCAAGGAAGGCAGGTTTATATTGTTTTTCCCTTAGTAGAAGAGTCAGAGAAACTAGACGTGAGGGCGGCGGTAGCGGAACACGAACAGCTAGCAGAAAGTATCTTTCCAGAGTTTCAGGTAGGATTGTTGCACGGGCGGATGACTTCTGCGGAAAAAGACGAGGCGATTACTGCTTTTCGGGATAATATCACCCAAATTCTGGTGGCAACGACGGTAGTGGAGGTGGGGGTAGACGTTCCCAACGCGACGGTGATGATGATTGAAAATGCCGAACGGTTTGGTTTATCCCAACTGCATCAACTGCGGGGTAGAGTAGGAAGGGGACACGCAAAATCTTTCTGTTTGTTAATGACAGGTAGCAAGAGCCAGAATGCGATGGAACGGCTAAAGGTATTAGAACAATCTCAAGATGGTTTCTTCATTTCGGAAATGGATCTGCGATTTCGAGGTCCTGGGGAAGTATTGGGCACTCGTCAGACTGGTTTAGCCGATTTTGCCTTAGCTAGTTTGGTAGAAGATGGGGAGGTATTGGAAATAGCGCGGGATGCAGCCGAAAAGGTGTTGATGCAAGATGAATCTTTGGCGAGTTTCCCGTTGATGCAGGCTGAGTTGAATGCGCGTTATGAGAAGTTGATGGGTGGAGCTATTTTGACTTGATTAATCGAAGTCACAAATTGAGGCACGTTTCAGGGGACAGGTGCGAGCTATAATTGGATTCTCCGATAGGCTAAGCTGAGTCAAGTTAGTTAAATTAGATATAGGTTTGATGTCCGATATCTGGTTGCTCGATAGGTAAAGATTAGTCAAGTTAGTTAAATTGGATATGGGTTTGATCTCCGATATCTGGTTGCTCGATAGGTAAAGATTAGTCAAGTTAGTTAAATTGGATATGGGTTTGATCTCCGATATCTGGTTGCTCGATAGGTCAAGCTAAGTCAAGTTAGTTAAATTGGATATGGGTTTGATCTCCGATATCTGGTTGCTCGATAGGTAAAGATTAGTCAAGTTAGTTAAATTGGATATGGGTTTGATCTCCGATATCTGGTTGCTCGATAGGTAAAGATTAGTCAAGTTAGTTAAATTAGATATAGGTTTGATGTCCGATATCTGGTTGCTCGATAGGTAAAGATTAGTCAAGTTAGTTAAATTGGATATGGGTTTGATCTCCGATATCTGGTTGCTCGATAGGTAAAGATTAGTCAAGTTAGTTAAATTGGATATGGGTTTGATCTCCGATATCTGGTTGCTCGATAGGTCAAGCCAAGTCAAGTTAGTTAAATTGGATATGGGTTTGATCTCCGATATCTGATTCCTATGTAGGTAAAGCTCAGTCAAGTTAGTTAAATTGGATATGGGTTTGATCTCCGATATCTGGTTGCTCGATATTTCAAGCTCAGTCAAATTAGTTAAATTGGATATGGGTTTGATGTCCGATATCTGGTTGCTCAATAGGTAAAGATTAGTCAAGTTAGTTAAATTAGATATAGGTTTGATGTCCGATATCTGATTCCTATGTAGGTAAAGATTAGTCAAGTTAGTTAAATTGGATATGGGTTTGATGTTTGATATCTGGTTGCTCGATATTTCAAGCCAAGTCAAGTTAGTTAAATTAGATATAGGTTTGATGTCCGATATCTGGTTGCTCGATAGGTCGAGCCTAGTCAAGTTAGTTAAATTAGATATAGGTTTGATGTCCGATATCTGGTTGCTCGATAGGTCAAGCCAAGTCAAGTTAGTTAAATTAGATATAGGTTTGATGTCTACTATCTGGTTGAACGATAGTTTAAGCTCAGTCAAGTTAGTTAACTTTTGATTAGCTGCTATACAATCTCTAGTTCCTGCTTTTTCTAACAAAACTTCTACTGTATGTTTTTGCTCAGCCAACAGCTTGGGCAGATTCTGACACCATTGAGCAAATGTTTTATATTCTCCAGCAGGCTGCGATAATCCGACTGAAGTAGATGCAGCTAAGTATCCCAGCATTGCAGCGAGGGTTATCTTTACCTGTTGACGAGCTACCATCTGCTTTGCCTCAACGTGTTTCGATATCCCAGTATATTTAGTTTTTTGGGGCAATGGCAAGCATAGGTGACATAAATAAATGTTTGAGAGAGGGAATGAGGGCGCACAGGTTGAAATCTGGCGCTATACAACCGAAGTCCGCCGGCGCGGACTATGTTATTAGCCTGGGTTGTCCAGCTTTGTTTGTGTAGCTGCGGTTTCAACCGCCAGGGGGTAAAACTCAATGCTTGTTAGGCGAAACTTCGGTGGCGATCGCATTTCTGTCAAATGTAAGCTAGATGGGATAGCTAGAGCCGCGATCGCGTAGTATCTAAGAGCAGGATTTTAGAAGCCATAGCTGAATCAATGACTTGGAATCGACATCACATTCTCTCTTTGGCGGACTTTACCCCAGAGGAATATAATACGGTTTTGCAGACTGCTGCTAGCTTTAAAGAGGTTTTATCTCGTAGAACTAAGAAAGTTCCCTCTTTACAAGGACAGGTAGTTACTAACCTATTTTTTGAGCCTTCTACCCGCACTCGCAGTAGTTTTGAAATTGCTGCGAAGCGACTATCCGCAGATATCTTAAATTTTGCAGCGAGTAGTTCTTCTTTGACTAAGGGAGAAACAATTTTAGATACAGCCAAGACTTATCTAGCTTTAGGAACCGATATCATGGTGATTCGCCATCGGGAATCGGGAGTACCGCAAGCGATAGCGGCTGAGATGGATAGATTAGGAAAGCGGGTTGGGGTTCTCAATGCGGGAGATGGACAACACGAACACCCTTCTCAAGCTTTACTGGATTTGTTTACTATTTGTACTTTACTCAATCCCGATGCGCCTAAGTGCGAGTTATTAGCTGGCAAGAAAATTGCCATTGTAGGCGATATTTTACATTCTAGGGTGGCTCGTTCTAATATTTGGAGTTTAACAGCTAGTGGCGCAGAAGTTCATTTAGCCGCACCACCGACTCTGTTACCGCCAGAATTTGCTCAATATGTTGGTTCAGCAGAACGATTGAAGATTCATTGGGAAATAGAACCAGCTTTAGACAAAGCAGATTTTGTCATGACTTTGCGGTTGCAAAAAGAACGCATGAGTCAACATTTGCTACCTAGTTTAAGAGAGTATCATCAACTATTTGGCATGACTCGCGATCGCCTGCGATTATGTCAACCTGATGTCAAAATTTTACACCCTGGTCCTGTCAATCGAGGGGTAGAAATCAGTTCCGATCTCATGGACGATCCAGCATTTAGTTTAATTTCAGAACAAGTCACTAGTGGTGTGGCGGTGCGGATGGCACTTTTGTATTTAATGGGTTCTTCAAGTAAGATCGGAGGAACTGGTTAAATAGACTTCTGGCAAAATTATTTTAGGAATTTATCCCTTTTTCCCTCTTCCTTGCTCTCAACAAGTAACTTAATTATCTATTTTCAAAGCTCGATCTATGGTTTGCAATAGCTCTTGACCTGTATATGGTTTTAAGATAAAACCTTGGGTATTAAGGCGATCGCTTTCTAATAATTCTATGTTGGCGGCTAAGGCACTAACTACCACTACTTTAACTTTATGATCGATTTTCCGCAAAGTCCGAATCGTAGTTAATCCATCCATTAAGGGCATAATGGCATCAACTAATACTAATTTGATTTCCAATTTTCGTTCCGCAAATATGGCGATCGCTTCTACTCCATCTTGAGCTATTAAACATTGATAACCACTTGCTTCTAACAAACTTTTGGTAACTTGACCAACGAAGGCTTCGTCATCAACTACTAAAATTAATTCCCCTTGACCAATGATTTCTTGTGGTTTTTCGGAAGAAATGGGAATTTCAGAAGAGGTGGTTGCTGGGAGATAAACTTTAAAAGTTGAACCCTTTCTCCTTTCTGTATTTACTTCAATAAATCCCCCATGACTTTTGACAATTCCCATCGTTGTTGACAAACCCAAACCTGTACCTTTTTCTCGATCTTTGGTAGTGAAAAAGGGATCGAAAATTTTATCAATAATGTCGTTAGAGATCCCCATACCTGTATCGGATATGGCTATTACCACATAATCACCTGGCTGAAAATTAGGCTTTAATTTAACATATTCTTCATCAATTTCAACCTGCTCCAACTCAATTTTTAGGATACCACCATTAGGCATGGCATCCCTAGCATTCAGACAAATATTTAGTAAAAATTGGTGAATTTGGGTGGCATCACCACAAACATT
Above is a genomic segment from Merismopedia glauca CCAP 1448/3 containing:
- the recG gene encoding ATP-dependent DNA helicase RecG: MSDRQIDWIKLQKALAIEVETGFRDIVGKQYRFSEFLCLNLGDPSTSLSLEHKRQCQELASRFAQYPGLELSDRQHLIAKTRHFILQVRQTSPNPEGLRVAETAVTGKIPVTKPLVAFDSEITPDRPLLYLPKVGARKADVLAKLGLQTVRDLLFYYPRDHIDYARQINISQLQAGETVTILGTVRRCTCFTSPKNKKLTILEIIIEDRSGKIRLSRFLAGDRYSHRGRQETIKRQYPPGAVVAASGLVENNKYGLTLKDPQIEVLGDRQDAIDSVTIGRIVPIYPLTEGIAAETIRQAVIEALPAAKRLRDPFPRAFREGYGLIPLKDAIANIHFPENHEIKQAARRRLVFDEFFYLQLGFLQRRNQLRQSQTAASLAPTGKLIEEFYNILPFQLTKAQQRVINDVLKDLQKPNPMNRLIQGDVGSGKTVVAVIAILIAIQSGYQAALMAPTEVLAEQHYRKLISWFNLLHLPVELLTGSTKTAKRREIHSQLQTGELPLLVGTHALIQETVNFAKLGFVVIDEQHRFGVKQRATLLAKGEAPHVLTMTATPIPRTLALTMHGDLDVSQIDELPPGRQAIQTSILSGKERSQAYDLMRREIAQGRQVYIVFPLVEESEKLDVRAAVAEHEQLAESIFPEFQVGLLHGRMTSAEKDEAITAFRDNITQILVATTVVEVGVDVPNATVMMIENAERFGLSQLHQLRGRVGRGHAKSFCLLMTGSKSQNAMERLKVLEQSQDGFFISEMDLRFRGPGEVLGTRQTGLADFALASLVEDGEVLEIARDAAEKVLMQDESLASFPLMQAELNARYEKLMGGAILT
- a CDS encoding leucine-rich repeat domain-containing protein, with translation MSNLTNLTRLDLSSNQISDIKPISNLTNLTWLEISSNQISNIKPISNLTNLTNLYLHRNQISDIKPISNLTNLTNLYLLSNQISDIKPISNLTNLTELEISSNQISEIKPISNLTNLTELYLHRNQISEIKPISNLTNLTWLDLSSNQISEIKPISNLTNLTNLYLSSNQISEIKPISNLTNLTNLYLSSNQISDIKPISNLTNLTNLYLSSNQISEIKPISNLTNLTNLYLSSNQISEIKPISNLTNLT
- a CDS encoding aspartate carbamoyltransferase catalytic subunit; translated protein: MTWNRHHILSLADFTPEEYNTVLQTAASFKEVLSRRTKKVPSLQGQVVTNLFFEPSTRTRSSFEIAAKRLSADILNFAASSSSLTKGETILDTAKTYLALGTDIMVIRHRESGVPQAIAAEMDRLGKRVGVLNAGDGQHEHPSQALLDLFTICTLLNPDAPKCELLAGKKIAIVGDILHSRVARSNIWSLTASGAEVHLAAPPTLLPPEFAQYVGSAERLKIHWEIEPALDKADFVMTLRLQKERMSQHLLPSLREYHQLFGMTRDRLRLCQPDVKILHPGPVNRGVEISSDLMDDPAFSLISEQVTSGVAVRMALLYLMGSSSKIGGTG